The following is a genomic window from Leishmania braziliensis MHOM/BR/75/M2904 complete genome, chromosome 6.
TCGTGCGACATGGGGCTCGGCGTCCCCTTCAACATCGCCTCCTACGCGCTGCTCACCATCCTTATGGCAAAAGCCACGGGTCTGCGGCCTGGCGAACTCGTGCACACGCTCGGCGACGCCCATGTCTATCGCAACCACATCGATGCTCTGAAAGTGCAGCTCGAGCGAACCCCGAACGCCTTCCCGACCCTCGTGTTCAAGAGGGAACGGGAGTTCCTGGAGGACTACGAGTTGTCAGACATGGAGGTGATCGACTACGCGCCATACCCGCCTATTAAGATGGAGATGGCCGTatagggagaggggggttgtgtgtgtgtgtgcgcgctcgctctctctctctcgcaaGTGACTGCAGCTGGTGCTCCTTCGATACTCCCTCTTCATGCCCCATccaggaggggaggggctgccGTTTCGGCTTTGTTTTTCGATTGTTTGAGCTTCGCTTTATCGATACTTtcactcctctcttctgATCGCTTCAGTGCGTCGCCGACTTCGTGGGCGCAGGTATGAGCGCATGACGgccgcagtggtggtggttgcggGCTGTGAGAGAGCGATAGACAGTGAGAGGgacgaggggagagagggcatgCCGGTGATAGCCTCAACTGGCCTTGTTGCACGCACCGCGCAGCTTCCGCTACTTACAGGGGAGTGCTCTGCGCTGCACCGACGCCCAGATGccccccgccctcccccccccccccacgcatGCCCAGGCAGCCGCCGCCCCGCtgacgccaccaccacattctccttcttcctccgaTGGAGCTcatctcctttgcctccttCGTCCATCTCTGGCGCGTTCTGTGTTCTTTTTTAAAGCTGATTTGGTGTTTTCCCATTTTTAACTACCTCAGCCCCCGCATCCCACGAGTGCACTGCCTCACtcgttccccccttttcctcttcccctgcACGCGCGTCTCGCGAGGGGACTTGTGTGAGTAAACACCCGATacgtgcacagagagagtgagagtgagagtgagagagggaaggcgcAGCAATTCTTCGTGCGatctcccttttctttccggGGGTTTGCCGTGCCATGGCCCTCGGTGGGTGACGGCTGAACAGGCACAACGCGCGCGCGTATGTAGGtatgcatgcatgtgtgtgtgtgacatGGAGGTAGACGTGCTCGATAGTGTCTGACAGAGCATGGACAATCCAGCGAGCGAAGCGCCAGTGCAGGACGCGCTCGCATGCATGAGAAGAGTATCATGACTCAATAGACCGACAGCGTAACGTGCGCCTCCTTCGCCCCTCCTCGCTCTTGCTCTCGTCAACTCGTGCTGCTCTCGTGAAGGACCAGTGTGGAGCACGCGGCGACGGaaggcacacacatgcacacacgcgcacagacatTAGAAGGCGGGCGAgaagggtgggtggggagaagTACGCCTCGGAGGGGTCGGTCAGCACATCGAAGAGCGATAAAAAATCAGAACGTTTGTGGCAGTCATGATGGGGGGCACGATTTACCTCCAGTACGCACgcatgtgggtgtgtggctgtgcttATCTACGCGTTTGTAAAGGTCACTGCAGCGATGGACAATCGTCTCACCGCTCTCTCGTCCTCTACcttccgcctctctccatcTACACGTGCCCCATCATGGACCCCTTCTTGgtgcttcctcctcctcctcttcctccctttaCTGCGTTCACCTGATGACCTCACCCCATTCCTCACTTGAGGCTTCGCGACACTCATAGTGATCGTAAAACTGCTCACTCtactgcaccaccgccgtgtCCCGCGTCTtccttcttccttccccttccaTGGGCTCTGCGCGTTCATCGTTGTGGCGCTCTACGCTTCTCTCTCATTACACACGTTTTCTTTGCTCCTCgcgcttcttcagctccaccacgtcgtcgtcttcaCGACTCTTCTGAGCGGGCTCTCGCCTAGCCCAGGGCCCACGACGCACTTGTGAAGGCTGTACGCGCGTTCCCACGCTTGGACAGCGCCGCTTCACTCACAACCGCCCACCGCCCGCCCGCGCACCGCGCCCGTCGGGGTTTTCTCATCACTGTCACCCCTCCCACCCAGTCGTCTAACAACTCCTTCCGTTGCCCGccggcacgcgcacgcgttATGCCATCCAAGCAGACTTCCGCTGGGGGGCCCAAGAAGAAGCAGGCCATACCCACGGCGAGTggaagcgcacacgcacatccgcAGGCAGCCATCGGCTTCCTACCGCCAGGTGCGAAGTACCCGTCTGAGGCTTCCCCGAACCACTGCAAGCATCAGAAGTCAAACTCCTCCTCCCAGGGGAAGCAGAAACACCACAACCGCACTAAGGACTTTGACTACCGCTTCGAGCAGCACATCTTCGTGCCACCACGGCTGCGTCGAGTTCCAGCGGTGCTCGTCGAGGCCGTAAACGACTTTCACTATGCAATGATGAATGACTTGCCTCGAAACGAGTTCTACTACAACTTGCTGAAGAAGCACATCGTGCCTGGTGAGTCGGGCGTGCTCGAAATCGGCGCCGGCTCGGGTCTGCTGTCGATGATGGCGGCGAAGCTAGAGGCGAAGTGGGTCGTGGCGGTGGAAGGGTCGTCAgagatggcggcgctggcgcggtCGAACATTGCTGAGAACGGGCTGGAGGGAAAGATTAAGGTGCTGAACCTGCTCAGCACAGAGCTCACCCCAAGTGATTTGCCGGAGCCACCGAGCATCCTCGTCTCCGAAATCTTTGGtacactgctgctgggcgaGAGCGCGCTGGACTACATAACTGATGCCCGCCATCGCCTACTTCGACCGACAACGAAGATACTGCCACAGTACGGCGTTCAGTACGCTGTGCCCATCGAGTGCGAGACACTGAGTCAAATCTGCGCTGTCTCCAGCTGGAACGGCATCGACCTCTCGCACGTCATGGCCCTGCAGGACACGACAAGCGTCGTCTTCACCAAGCAGTATGGCTTCCGCATGTGCTCCGTTCCAttctgccgcctcgccgacCCGATCCCGCTGCTGACGATCGACTTTGCCGAGACAAGGCGCAATTCCTTTAAGAAGGTGTTTCCGGTGGaggtgacggcgacgacaaGCGGCACGGCGCATGCGTGGCTCTTCTACTGGATCTCCAccgacggcgaggaggtgatgtCGACAGCACCCGAGGATACCGTGAACAACTTCTCACGCGATATGCAGTGGGGCCAAGCGCTGCAGCTTATTGATGCCGGCTCGACTGCACGCATGCCCACCGAGCTGTCGATGTCCTCGGGCGAGTCCTATAAGTTCGAGTGTGCACTGTCAAGCGACCGCGTTGTCATGAGTCTCAGGTACATAGGTGGCGGTACCGCCACCGCACCGTCAAAGGTGGACACcagcgaggcggagagcGAGCCACAGTAAGCGGGGCCAGTAGCGCACCGGCGTTCCTGAACCAACGGTGGCCGTTAAAGTATAGGCGCGCTCTCTCCAGCATGAGTTCACGCTCGGCGCGTAAGCGTTTAattccccccctccgcccccacccacccgcagGGGGCGCGCACACGGGCATGCCTGCGGCGTTGCTGCATCGCTAAGAGTACTGCAGTGCCAGCCCCATTAGCGTgtgggaaaagaaaagcgagccAAACTCAAGAAGGGCAGTGAGNNNNNNNNNNNNNNNNNNNNNNNNNNNNNNNNNNNNNNNNNNNNNNNNNNNNNNNNNNNNNNNNNNNNNNNNNNNNNNNNNNNNNNNNNNNNNNNNNNNNGGCGCGACCTCTCTTACTTTCGCACTGCACTGTCCAGCGTGGTTCAGTGTTTCGATCCGGAGGCGATGCTCGTGCAGTGCGGCGCCGACACCATAGTAGGCGACCTCATTGGGCGACTTTGCGTGACTACgttggcgcacacgcagtgTGTGGCCAATGTGCTGTCATTTGAGCGACCGACGGTACTGCTTGGAGGAGGCGGTTACCACGTGTTTCACACGGCCCGCTGCTGGGCGAtccacaccgccaccgcgctTGGTCGCACAGCCGCACAGCTACCCTTGTACATCCCGCGCACGGACCCCTACTACATGGATTACCGGCAAGAATGCACGCCAAAGCGGCCGACGCTGCACGTATTTCTCGACCCTGACGTTGATGACCCACTGCCGCTGGGGGACAGCTTGGCGTTCTGGCGTCAACTGTGTCTCAGCATTCAGTGGCAGATGCGCACTGCCCGCCTTGTGAGGCAAGGGTTTTCTCGCACAGTACAGCTTTGCCGGCAGAGACGGGCAGCGTTGCTGAGGCAGTTCGCCTCGCAAGAGGCAGGGAAAGAATCTGGTGTCGGTGTTAGCGGTCCTAAGCGCCCCCGCTCAGCAGCTACAACGGACCGcagtggcgaggagggggcggaggaCAGAGTGTTCTCGGGGTGATGGTTGCGAGAGCGGCGAGCACTGAGGTCTCTCCTTGCAGCTGCCTTTTCCCTGATTTGCTGCTAGCgctgtgtacgtgtgtgtgtgaaaagggcagagggaggaaacAAGTCTGGCCCACTACTGACATACAGTCACGCACATCCGCACCCACATATTTGCAGTCTCCAAGACacaagcagaaaagagaacgTCAACGACGACGGAATAAAACAGCAAAACGTGTGAAATAGAAGAAGAtagggagaggcagggaaGATGCGCAGGTTGCAGCTGTATATCACAGCCTCACGCTCAGGGTCTTTCTAACGTTGTGTGTgagtctctctccctccacacacatgcacggaCACGGACCCAATTTGCTTTGTGTTttgcctctccctttcttctttctccttccgACGAAGGCTCTTCATGTGGTGTGTTTTCATGCGTTGTTCATCCACTTTCCGTTGCACCTGATCGGCCGCTGTGCGGCTCCCTTTTTATCATcattctctccctcttgcacTGCACTTTCAATTCCAacttcttttctccctcactctcctcACGCATGACTCTCTTTCCCTGGGTGTGGCGCTAAATGGACGCACTTCTGCTCCTCGGACATAGTGCGAGCACCTCTACACATTCTTGTGATtaacacacacgcatctgCGACAAGCGCCTCACTGTCtccttgccgctgctgtccttGTCTCAGTTGCGCTCTGGTGTATCGAGGAGAACACGAAAGGAGAGATCGAGCAGAAACGAAAACAAGCAAAGCAAACCACACAacagcagaaagagaaaagagccctgccctggtggtgg
Proteins encoded in this region:
- the PRMT7 gene encoding putative arginine N-methyltransferase, type III is translated as MPSKQTSAGGPKKKQAIPTASGSAHAHPQAAIGFLPPGAKYPSEASPNHCKHQKSNSSSQGKQKHHNRTKDFDYRFEQHIFVPPRLRRVPAVLVEAVNDFHYAMMNDLPRNEFYYNLLKKHIVPGESGVLEIGAGSGLLSMMAAKLEAKWVVAVEGSSEMAALARSNIAENGLEGKIKVLNLLSTELTPSDLPEPPSILVSEIFGTLLLGESALDYITDARHRLLRPTTKILPQYGVQYAVPIECETLSQICAVSSWNGIDLSHVMALQDTTSVVFTKQYGFRMCSVPFCRLADPIPLLTIDFAETRRNSFKKVFPVEVTATTSGTAHAWLFYWISTDGEEVMSTAPEDTVNNFSRDMQWGQALQLIDAGSTARMPTELSMSSGESYKFECALSSDRVVMSLRYIGGGTATAPSKVDTSEAESEPQ